The region CGCCTGCGGGTTCGAGCGGACCACCACCGTCCGGGAGATGGACGGCGTTCCTGCTCTGCGGGCAGAGCTGCATGCCGGCGGTGGCCCCCTCCTGGCGGTGGTGAAGGTGGCCCTCACGGCGGATCCCATGACCCTCCCGCCCCGGGACGGCACGTATCTGAAAAACCGCATGCGGGCCGCGCTGCTGGGCCCCAGCGCCATCTACGAGTGAGGATGTTATGTTCGTTGACCTGAACGCCGACGTGGGAGAAAGCTTCGGAGCCTGGACGCTCGGGCACGATGAAGCGCTGTTTCCCTTTCTGTCCTCCGCCAACGTCGCTTGCGGCTTTCACGCCGGGGATCCCCTCACCATGCACGCCACCCTCAAGCTGGCCCAGCGCTTCGGCGTGGGCGTGGGGGCTCACCCGGGCTTCCCCGACCGGGTGGGCTTCGGGCGGCGCCTCCTGGAAGCGGCGCCCGACGAGGTGTACGCGGACGTGCTGTACCAAGTGGCCGCCCTGGCCGGCATGGCGGCGTCTGTGGGGGTGCCCCTGCGGCACGTCAAGGCGCACGGCGCCCTGTCCACCCGCGCCTGGACGCACGCCCCGACAGCCCACGCCATCGCTCAGGCTGTGCGGGACGTCCACCCCGCGCTGCCCCTGGTGGTCCTGCCCGCCACCCTGCTGGAGACCGAAGCGCGCCGCCTGGGGGTGCCGGTCGTGCTGGAAACTTTTCCGGAGCGGGCCTACCTGCGTGACGGCCGCCTCGCGCCGCGGTCCATGCCGGGGTCCAGCATCCACGACCCGCAGGAAGCTGCCCGCCGCGCCGTGACCATGGTGAAAGAAGGCCACGTGGAGGCCCTGGATGGCGGTTTTTTCGAGTTCGAGATGGACACCCTGTGTATCCACGGCGACAACCCCCACGCCGTCGAGATCGCCCGCGCCGTCCGAGCCGCCCTGGAGGCCGAAGGCATCGAGATTCGCACCTTCGCCGCGCCCCACCTGTCTTCCTCCGAGGTGCCCTCGTGACCCAGCCCCGCCCTGCCATGACCTATCCCGAGCTTCGCGAACCGGTGCGTGACCTGTGCGCCCGCTTCGACACCCAGTACTGGCTGGAGGCTGAGCGT is a window of Deinococcus taeanensis DNA encoding:
- a CDS encoding LamB/YcsF family protein; translation: MFVDLNADVGESFGAWTLGHDEALFPFLSSANVACGFHAGDPLTMHATLKLAQRFGVGVGAHPGFPDRVGFGRRLLEAAPDEVYADVLYQVAALAGMAASVGVPLRHVKAHGALSTRAWTHAPTAHAIAQAVRDVHPALPLVVLPATLLETEARRLGVPVVLETFPERAYLRDGRLAPRSMPGSSIHDPQEAARRAVTMVKEGHVEALDGGFFEFEMDTLCIHGDNPHAVEIARAVRAALEAEGIEIRTFAAPHLSSSEVPS